One stretch of Scyliorhinus canicula chromosome 7, sScyCan1.1, whole genome shotgun sequence DNA includes these proteins:
- the LOC119969235 gene encoding putative claudin-24 isoform X1, translating into MYHPRLSASSAPDKSFAYIYSPRKEEQMSRDSSDFTQFALTGVSEQPSWNEKSLTCTFIEPCGTETTFSGVAVELDRPSERHRVTEMRSNLCLYQRAAFFLSLLGWVCSLVTAMLQQWLIMNSDLVQTETFSIGIWETCVAQDDGPVQCKGYDSFLGLPDDIKLTRILMCTSIVLGLLGLFFSLSGSASITCFSDNETTKERLAVSGGIFCLLAGTTTFAPVTYIAHMTVVKFWDNAIPSFVPRWEFGPALFVGWAGAFFLLLGSLLQITSQCCFQKSTGNIQLKPPIVKRASWYKTEYV; encoded by the coding sequence ACTTTCAGCTTCGAGTGCTCCAGATAAGAGCTTCGCGTACATATACAGCCCAAGAAAAGAAGAGCAAATGTCAAGAGACTCCAGTGACTTCACTCAATTTGCCCTGACTGGTGTTTCAGAGCAGCCATCTTGGAATGAGAAAAGCCTGACATGCACATTTATTGAACCATGTGGCACAGAAACCACATTCTCAGGTGTTGCCGTGGAACTTGACAGACCTTCAGAAAGACACAGGGTCACTGAGATGAGGTCAAACCTTTGCCTATATCAACGTGCAGCCTTTTTTCTATCGCTTCTTGGATGGGTGTGCTCCTTGGTAACAGCAATGCTGCAGCAGTGGCTAATTATGAACTCTGACTTGGTACAGACGGAGACATTCTCCATTGGAATCTGGGAAACATGTGTTGCTCAGGACGATGGTCCAGTCCAGTGCAAGGGGTACGATAGCTTCCTCGGCCTGCCGGACGATATTAAGCTGACTCGAATTCTCATGTGCACGTCCATTGTACTCGGCTTGCTGGGTTTGTTCTTCTCCCTCTCTGGATCAGCCTCCATCACCTGCTTCAGTGACAATGAGACCaccaaggagaggctggcagtcAGTGGGGGAATCTTCTGCCTACTGGCGGGAACCACGACCTTCGCCCCTGTGACCTACatagcccacatgacggtggtcaAGTTCTGGGATAATGCCATCCCCAGTTTTGTCCCACGTTGGGAGTTTGGCCCAGCTTTGTTTGTCGGTTGGGCCGGGGCCTTCTTTCTCCTTCTTGGGAGTCTTCTACAAATCACGTCACAATGCTGCTTCCAAAAATCCACGGGCAACATCCAGCTGAAGCCACCAATCGTGAAGAGAGCTTCATGGTATAAAACAGAATATGTCTGA
- the LOC119969235 gene encoding putative claudin-24 isoform X2 gives MSRDSSDFTQFALTGVSEQPSWNEKSLTCTFIEPCGTETTFSGVAVELDRPSERHRVTEMRSNLCLYQRAAFFLSLLGWVCSLVTAMLQQWLIMNSDLVQTETFSIGIWETCVAQDDGPVQCKGYDSFLGLPDDIKLTRILMCTSIVLGLLGLFFSLSGSASITCFSDNETTKERLAVSGGIFCLLAGTTTFAPVTYIAHMTVVKFWDNAIPSFVPRWEFGPALFVGWAGAFFLLLGSLLQITSQCCFQKSTGNIQLKPPIVKRASWYKTEYV, from the coding sequence ATGTCAAGAGACTCCAGTGACTTCACTCAATTTGCCCTGACTGGTGTTTCAGAGCAGCCATCTTGGAATGAGAAAAGCCTGACATGCACATTTATTGAACCATGTGGCACAGAAACCACATTCTCAGGTGTTGCCGTGGAACTTGACAGACCTTCAGAAAGACACAGGGTCACTGAGATGAGGTCAAACCTTTGCCTATATCAACGTGCAGCCTTTTTTCTATCGCTTCTTGGATGGGTGTGCTCCTTGGTAACAGCAATGCTGCAGCAGTGGCTAATTATGAACTCTGACTTGGTACAGACGGAGACATTCTCCATTGGAATCTGGGAAACATGTGTTGCTCAGGACGATGGTCCAGTCCAGTGCAAGGGGTACGATAGCTTCCTCGGCCTGCCGGACGATATTAAGCTGACTCGAATTCTCATGTGCACGTCCATTGTACTCGGCTTGCTGGGTTTGTTCTTCTCCCTCTCTGGATCAGCCTCCATCACCTGCTTCAGTGACAATGAGACCaccaaggagaggctggcagtcAGTGGGGGAATCTTCTGCCTACTGGCGGGAACCACGACCTTCGCCCCTGTGACCTACatagcccacatgacggtggtcaAGTTCTGGGATAATGCCATCCCCAGTTTTGTCCCACGTTGGGAGTTTGGCCCAGCTTTGTTTGTCGGTTGGGCCGGGGCCTTCTTTCTCCTTCTTGGGAGTCTTCTACAAATCACGTCACAATGCTGCTTCCAAAAATCCACGGGCAACATCCAGCTGAAGCCACCAATCGTGAAGAGAGCTTCATGGTATAAAACAGAATATGTCTGA